The sequence CTGATGTGTTTAGTTATGGGACTTTGATCAATGGGCTCGGGAAAAGTGGGAACTTGTGTGATGCTTTGgaggtgtttgatgaaatggtTGAAAGAGGGGTTAGTCCTGATGTGATGTGCTATAATATTTTGATTGATGGGTTTTTCAGGAAAGGCGATAGTGTGAATGCTAATGAGATTTGGGATAGGCTGGTAAGGGACTCAGAGGTTTATCCTAATGTTGTTACTTATAATGTTATGATCGATGGTTTGTGCAAATGTGGGAAGTTCGATGAGAGTTTGGAAATATGGAATAGgatgaagaaaaatgacagAGGGCCTGATTTGTTTACTTGTAGTTCTTTGATTCAAAGGTTAAGTGAAGCAGGGAATGTAGATGGAGCTGAGAGAGTTTATAAAGAGATGGTTGGGAAAGGGCTATCACCGGATGTAATTGTCTATAATGCAATGCTCAATGGGTTCTGTCGAGCTGGGAAGGTCAAAGAGTGCTTTGAGTTGCGGGAGGTGATGGAGAAGCGCGGTTGTCATAATGTTGTGAGTTATAACATATTCATTAGAGGGTTGTTTGAAAACGGGAAGGTCGAAGAAGCAATTTCTGTCTGGGAACTAATGCATGAGAAGGGTTGTGTTGCAGATTCCACAACCTATGGAGTATTAATCCACGGACTGTGTAAGAATGGGTACTTGAACAAAGCTTTATGGATTTTAAAAGAGGGAGAAAATACAAGAGCTGACCTAGATGCCTTTGCTTATTCCTCAATGATTAATTGGTTATGCAAGGAAGGGAAACTAGATGAAGCAGCCAGGCTAGTTGGTCAGATGGATAAGTGTGGCTATGAACCGAATTCTCATGTTTGCAATGCATTGATATATGGGTTTATCCGAGCTTCCAAACTTGAAGatgccattttcttttttaggggAATGCGTACAAAATTTTGCTCTCCAAATGTCATCTCCTACAATACTCTCATAAATGGATTATGCAAAGCAAAAAGATTTAGTGACGCATATTTGTTTGTGAGGGAAATGCTGGAAGAAGGATGGAAGCCGGATGTGATCACATACAGCTTGTTAATGGATGGCCTTTGTCAAGACAGGAAGATTGACATGGCCCTCAACTTGTGGCATCAAGCTCTTGACAAGGGATCTGAGCCTGATGTAACTATGCATAACATTATAATTCATGGGCTTTGCTCTGCGGGCAAAGCTGAAGATGCTTTGCAGCTTTATTTTCAGATGGGGCGTTGGAACTGTGTTCCAAATCTTGTGACCTACAACACCTTGATGGAGGGGTTTTACAAAATTAGAGACTGTGAAAAGGCATCAGAAATTTGGGCCCGCATTTTTAAAGACGGGCTACAACCAGATATCATCTCCTATAATGTTACACTCAAAGGGTTTTGTTCATGCAGCAGAATATCAGATGCCATTAGGTTTTTAGAAAAGGCTTTGCATCTTGGAATTCTTCCAACTTCCATAACGTGGTACATACTTGTTAGGGCAGTGCTCAACAATGAGGCCACTTAGTACTCTTCTTGGGTATAAAGTAGCATGGAAATAATTCATCCCATGCATTGCTTCATCTGGTATTGTACGAGGATtctcttttcagattttgtttgGCAATATGCACAACGAAATATTCTTCACGCTGAACatgcttttcttttgaaagTGACATAAGGTATGAATGAATTGTATACTGTCTATATTTGTTTCTTGGGTGTGTTGCATACTCATTAATAGCTGTTCCCTGGTGCAGGTTGGATGCTGAGTTCTTTTATTGATCAGGTCACTATTTGGCAGAAGTGTGAGTTTTCCAGAATTTGGATTGCCAATCTTGCTCACCAGATTTTATTGTCTATAGCCAATCAGTTCTCAAATCTGGGTCTATATGCATTTTATTGCAGAGTAGTGGGTTTAAGAACATATAGAAGCTCATGtcgaaaaaattattaattaaaaaatcgTGAAGCATGTCTGGCatgaattataataattaaaagttCATGAAGCATCGTATATGGTAACTCAGTGCCATAGTTTTTGGTGATTGCAGTAATATCACCAAGATCACCTTTTGATGATGCAAAAGCAAAGTGGCTTGATGTATCAAACCCAAGCTGTGAGATTTGCTTGGGGTTATTTATCATGCTACATGTGTGCAGATGACAGTAGCGCAGGTCCTGATGCAGTTTGGATGCCAATTTCTTTTATCCATGCTGGATGAGACGTCAAGTCAGCATTTGGTACAAGTGTGACTTTCACACAATCTGTATCAACAACCTTCCTCACCGGACTTTAATGTCTGTAGCCAATCAGTTCTCAAttatggggtttttttttttttttttgggtcgaatCTCAATTATGGGTTAACATGCATTTAGTTGTACACTACTGGGTTTAATTTAAGAACATTTAGAAGGTCATATAGAAAaccatattaattaaaaaatctaAAGGCGTGCTTGGCATGATCCATTGTAACTAAAAGTTCATGAAGCATCATATATGTAACTCAGTTACATAGTTTTTGGTGATTGCAGTACATCACCAAGATCACCTTTTGATGATGCAAAAGCAAGGCTTGACGTATCAAACCCAAGTTGTAAGATTTACTTGGGTTTATTAATCATGCTATATTTGTGTAGCTGGGAAGTAGTGCTTTCTCCATTGATCAGGAAAAGCATGGTATATTTGTGTAGACCCAAGCTATGTTTATGTAAAATAGTTAAGGCTGAACATTTTACAGCATAATGTTTTTGCTTCATGAGTAGGACAAGCAtcaccttctttcttcctctgttttccCCTCTTCTGTTATTTCTGTTTCTGATAACATTTTCTGCTCATAGATGACCTGAGCAACCAAACCCACAAAAATTGCGCCGAGAACTGCAACTTTTCTCCAATCAGGCGTTGAAGTGATGAAGGATTCAACGATTTGTATGAGTAGCAGGCCAATCAGTGCAACATAAATGTTCCTCCTGGTTTCTGATCCTGCACTTTTTTTGGTAAGCTTCTTGATCTTCTTTGTTTCCTCCGTAGCATCCACTTTTTCCTTCGGTTTCCCCTGTGTCAGATTCTTAAAAAATAACCCTTCATTGCGTTCTTTGTCTATCTCACCTTCAAATGCTGCTAACTCGTTCTCATTTTTCTCCATCTCCTCAATGTTAATTCCTGCAGATTCCTCGAAGGCCTGCATGCGGCTGTTTATATTGTCCATAATCTGCTAATCACAAATGAATAAGAATTGGATTATCAACAGAATTGCATAGCAAGCCccctttttaaaaatcttttaATGCTATTTCTTGGACTAGGAACGTAAACAGACCCTGGTACTGGCTTCATCCAGGTCTTTGAGGGCGTCTTCTCCAATCTTGTCAAACTCAGCGGTGGcctcttctccaaatttggtAAGATATTCGGATCTTTCGTCTAAGTAATCAGTGAGACGGACTTTCTGAGCTTGAAGCATTGCTATCCTCACCAGCAGGTCCTGCTTGCGAGTATCTCCTTGTGGTGGGGAAGCTTCTGACTCAGAATCAGAATCACTGGACTTGCTGAAGCGCAAGATGGAATTCTTAGCGTTGGACAGTCTTCCTCTGTGTAAAATGTTATGCTTGGTGGTGGTGAAAGAGGTTTGAATGAGCTTGAGGCCAATCATCTTCTCTGCCTACAGTGTTGGCTTTGAGTTTGGATAAAGGAGAGGGAGAAAtagaaggagaaagagaaggataGATATTTTATATGTTGTTTTTAGGTCCTTCTGAGCCTCTCATGTGGTGTTACATTATCCATCAGTATAAATAGTTGTTTCTTACACATGAATGTTTCTTAAAATGTGGGTTTTTATCACCTAATtgtgtaaagaaaaagaatatattgTAAACCCAAAAGAATGTCCTGATGGGCTGGAACAGCAGTCCCTGTGCATGAGGTGAAAAttgtattcaatttttttaggcTTATATACTGTTTCACACTTGGAACTTGATCTCACTCTCACTTAACCACCTGTAACTCAAACTTCCTCATTTTACCCCTTGAATCTctaaaaattattgaaattttctcactttaccACTTCCTTTCACAAAATCGTAAAGTGTGCTCAGGTGGCATGGGCATTCTAGTAATTTTAGCCCCtctatcttctctctctctctctctcatcctctcCCCAGATCCAACCCCACACGCACCTAACTCCCTTCCCTCTCTCTgcctctcttttctctcccATCCTATCCTCAGACCTTACCCCCAGCACTCCTTCATCACACCCCAACCCTTccatcttctttcttctctatgcctctttctctcactctcactctctctatCGAGAGAAGATGGGGAGTGGTTGTCGAGGagatttataagaaaaaaaaagggtgactttggaaaaaaccaaaggagagagaaaatttttaaaagaagccaaaatggataaaattgcccttatttattttttgatttcataaagaatcctttacatttgcatgtctttagtttgaaagttgagaggtttttctgtcttttttgaaaaagctttggctttttccaaaagtgaaagtttttttatgggcaaaacctaaatttactaaaaaaaattgagtggTGGTGGTTTGGGTGTGTTAAGTAATTCCATGGAAAGTTAAGTCTGGGGTGGGGGTTTGCCCTAGGgaggggagaggagagaagaaagaggcagagagagagagagagataaaaagaGAGGTCATTTAACGCTAAAATGAGACGGCGTTGAGTGAGAGCGAGCTCTAGGGGGTGAAACAGTAAATAAGCCTCAATttgttatatttataataaatgcaagcaatagtctaaattattctaaatgAATCAATCTATGAAGATGAGGATTCGAACTTGAATGTAAAGGGGCAGACACACTCCCTGACCAACTGGCCTAACCCGCAAGGTGAAAATTGTATTCATAATCAAGCTAATACAACTCCAGAAGtagatttgtttcttttactAATTTGAACAAAATCTGCTtataaattgaaaacaaaagcgAAATCTGCTTACAAAgaaataattgacacaaaacaTGATGGATTAATTGCCCTAAAATCtagcaattaaaaaaaataaaaaaacaccaGTAGTCTATTTTGAAATTAACACACAAATTCCCAAACAATATTTTCAACTAACAACATTAAAATGAcaaccacaaaaaaagaagaagggaaattcactattataccaaatatagaggccaaattataaaaatactctatattaaatgaattttagaaacacaatcaaagccatttacaatataacaaaaagcttttaacttcttataaattacaaaactgccatcaatttctcaaaacaagcataaccccaaaatctcataaaaatacccaaaacactcaatagggcatcaaaataatttaataatcaatattaaattcaataaggccagctgtcatttttttggtttgtttatagaaattcaattgtgtaggatttttttataatattagtacTAAAAATgagtatatcactaaatatctcaaaaaataaaaaaataaaaaaaacaagagaagaagaaaaagaaactacaATGGCAGACCAGCAATAAGATTCACAAGCGCCAGTCTCCTCCTAGTGCCTTTCTGCTGTAACCTCTATGAGTTCGTCTGCCCCGTCACCTTCTTGTAAGTATACCACTTAGCAATCCACAGATACACAAAGAAGTTGATGATGCTGAGGGCAGCCAAGAGCCAGTAAAAATAGTCAAGATGGCCTCTGTTCAAGTTATCTGGGATCCAACCCAGGTGCCCATTTCTTGTGGTAACTTTAGTTACCACAGTAACAAGCAGAGTACTGAGGTAATTCCCCAAAGCAACTGTGGTAAGTGAGAGAGCAGAGCACAAGCTTCTCATGGCGTCAGGTGCCTGGTCATAGAAAAACTCCAACTGTCCAATGAAAGTGAACACTTCTGCACATCCAATGATGAAATATTGAGGAACTTGCCAGAAAATTGACATGGGTATATACTCAAGGTCATAATAATTGTTCTTCCTCACAATGCCAAGCCTAGCAACTTCCAAAAGCCCAGCAACAACCATGGAAAATATGGACAAGCCAAGGCCAATGCCCATCCTTTGCAGCTGGGTGAACCCTCTTTCATGGCCAGTGAACCGCCTTGCCAATTTGACAATGACTTGGTCATATATAGGAGCCCAGAAAATGACACTGACTGTGTCAAAGAGGGAGAGGGAAGCTGATGGGATCTTGAAGTTTGGGCCCATGTGTTGGTCCATTGTGTTGCCTTGCAGCACAAACATTGTGCTCATTTGACTGTATACTGCAGCAAAGACTATCCCAGATGCCCAAATCGGAAGCAATCTGATAATGGACTTTAGCTCCTCTACTTGAGTCACTGTGCAGAGCCTCCATGGATTTGGCAAGTCCTTGGCATGGTCAGTTTCTGATTCCACAGCAGCCTTGTCGAAGAACCTGAAATTCGACCAATATTATGTCGAGGCATAATCAAACAAACTTAAAGATTGAATATGgttttaaaatgaaaacttaTCTGTAGCTTACTGAAATTCTAGCTGTGTGAGCTTACCTTAGCTTGTCTGTGTGCTCAAGCTTGCGGCTTCCTTGGATATTACACTCCTCATCTGGAGTCTCATAGAGAAGAGACTTGTCAGTTGGAACTTTTACATTGCATTTCCTGATGGATGCAACAATGACCTGAATAATCCTTGTGAGGGGACTCCCTCCTGGTTTTTGAAGACGGTATAACTTGCtgccaaagaaaaagaacacaacAGCAATGGCCATTGCAACTGCTGGGATTCCGAACCCCCAGTTCCATCCCACAGTCATTTGTATCCAGACCAAAACTGTGGAAGCAATAAGTGCACCAATATTGATTGACAAGTAAAACCAATTGAAGAAtgagctcttcttcttcctctcagTCTCATCAGTTTCATCAAATTGATCTGCACCGAAGGATGAAACGCATGGCTTGATTCCACCAGTGCCAAGTGCAATCATGTACAGTGCTACAAAGCAGGCTGCTCTCTGTGATGATGTTGCCTGGCAACCAGATTTATCGCACTGCGGTTTTAGTCCTTTGATAGAGGCAGTGAGTGTTAAGAAAGTCATCCCCTACAAAAACAGAACAATTCTTCAATAAATAACCTCTTggagaagaacaaaaatcTATATTAAAATCAATTGGTCTAAATGTAGCCAAAACAGCAAACAATAACAAACCCATAGCGAAAAGTTTGATTGTGGCTAGAGAGTATGGCCAAGAATGAAACATCAGCATGGTTTGACAAAACACAGATGAAAGTTATGGTTTTTATGTCAAATTGGATAACATGTGCACTAAAAGGCTTGACAGTAAAGTATAAACTTATCACTATATCCATTTCAAACTTTCATGTCCCATATTCTGAGAGGAGAAGAGTTTTTATTTGGACCAAACTTACAAGGGCATAAATAACTGAAAAGATGGCAATTGTCCAATATCTTCCCAAGTATGCATCAGCTAGGAAGGCTCCTATCAATGGAGTGGCGTAGCACGTCCCGGACCAATTAGTAACAGTGGTTGATGCAGCGACATTTCCCATGCTGAGATGTTTCCCAAGATAGTTCACTAGATTGGTACTCATTCCATAGTATGCCAATCTTTCACAGCATTCATTTCCTGCAACAGAATTATGTAGTGATCAATATAAGCCCTACAGAGTACCATGAAGGGGATaataaacagaaaagaaatgaATAACAAATAAAGCCATACCAAGAATAAAGCCGCATGCTCTCCAATTTCCAGTCTTCTTCTTGTTAGCAGGATTTTTATGGATGTCCACAGTCCCATCGTTGGTATAATTATCATCTTCCCCCATAGTGTGCTGCAGATTAGCTATCTTCCAAGTTCCAGGCCTTGTTTTTCTTAGTATCTAAAACCAAAGACACCTACAAAATCGCATCATCATGTACACGCTAGATAAGAGCAATCATGAGAATTTTGAAAGTGAAAGCATTGGCTTGGATATATTCCACTCATTTGATAATGCTTAGGTTGGTTGCTGAAAAGCAAGTTAGGAATTATATGGCCAAACTCAAATCTAGATTCTCAAAATATGTAATTCGGAGCACGAATACTTCACCAAACACTTGAACATATAACAGAGCACATGTATGCGCTATATAACCAAACCTTACAGGCCATCTATCTATTTTGCTGACATGGATAATAAGTATAATTCAAGCAGCCTGTCACATGAAAACTCACATTTGTTTTTGCTTACGAGTCGAAAAAGAGCTTAAATTGctaattatttataatttgaaaGACAAGGGATTATGAACTCTAACATGGCACAAATTATGAACTCTAATAATGGGACACTCACAACAACTGGTCCACCAAGAATAAAATGTTCTTGAGCAGAATCTGCACAACACATaagatgtatatatatatatatactaagcGCAATTTAGCAAACTAGTTTTCTTTATCTCCAATAACTGGAGCCTCCCATCATCAAAGAATCCACAAACCCTATTTTATCAATCAAAATCCCATtctctcaaccaaaaaaaagaaagaaaaatcaatcaaaattcCATAAACACAAATAAGCAAAAGTTAAGTAAAGCCTAAGCAAtgtcatcatcaccatcatgaAAGTCAAAATCAGTTTGTTCAAGAGAAGGACAAACTCcacaacccaaaaaattaataaagaaaaCCAAGAAAGACAATGGCACACACAGAGGATTTCTTTTCCACGCTGTTAATTAAGTCAAGCCTCAAACTTCCATTCTAAAACATTTCATGAACAACAGAGGCAAAAGCAAACCACTCAATAGCAACCTTCACACTTATTGTAGATCAAAACAAGCAAGTTGGGACATCAGAATTTGAACCAACAAGAGACTTTCTAAGAAATATGAATCTTTGACATGAAtggctgagagagagagagagagagagagagagagagagagagaatgagtaatataaacaaaaaagtacTGATCAAATGTGCAGACATGTCACATACCTTTGGAGTGAAAatcaaaagagagaaagagagaggaaaaaaagagagtagaTTTTTTATGGGCGTTAAGGGTGATTAGGGCTAATGAGTTTTATATGGGGGATTACAATGCGAGCGAAACAAGGAAAATGAGTCCGGTTCCTGCTCCTACACATTCAAGAGCCACtaaattttatagaaaaatagtCAGATATGAATATGATTTTTAGTACTACCCGTTTACGTAGCATTTATTTGACAaggatttcatttgtttgtttgtttttcttttgaaaatagGGCATATCGCGTGGATGAATGGTAGCCGTTGATCAATATAAAACCACAAATCATTGACTCACGTGGACAACTGCGATTAGCATGGCGACCCCTTAAACTGCTtattgatgaaaaaaaaaagaagtcaaaTGATCAGCAAGGGATGGCAATTAAATCACCATGCTGCCTTTGGAACATTTGGCAGAGGAGGAAAATTTTTGGCTGCCCACAACCGTCAAGAAGCAAAATCTTATGAATGAGGCTGGAACTTGGTAGGTAAAGATGCTTCGATAATTTTCCTTGCCAGACTCAAAGTGCGGTTGTGGTTGTGAACAGCTAACTTTCCATATGTGATTATGAGTCCTTGTGGTACGGAAATAGATTGATGTGATtcattggaaatttttttctagTCTGGGAAAATTTGACAATGACATTGTGTAATTATTTCATGCTTTGTGGTATACCTACGTCACAGCTTTTCTACAGATTCGTGCAAGTCTCATCTTAAAAAGGCAATCTTTATTTATTGCACCTTATGTGGGATTTTGATATTTCTAAACCAATAAATATATGAACATAGGTGatacattttaatttttaaaaggcaatttctgaaaaaaataattagagaATTTAATGGGCCTAACATAAAAAATACCTGAATTTAATTTGTAATCCCAGAAGTTTAGCATAAATAAATCTTAAAATTGTTGACATTTTAGGTTAACCTTGTACCTGGACTCTTTACTGGAACTATTATATATTGAAAATCTCATTTTCTTAGCAAAAGTGGAAACAAAGAAATCCACTTGACAGCACAATCCTACTCTAATTGAAATCGAACGGTAAAGATTTTCTAGTCATGTGAAAGCATGCTGGTGAAAGACACATGCCCTCTACAGCTTTCCTTTATTCAAAAATTTTCTTAAATCGAAGACGTGCAACGCAATGTTTGACGGTAACATCATGTAGCATAATGACAGTGGTAccataagaaaaatgaaataattagAAAAACTCAATGGTACtttataagaaaaatgaaataattagAAAAACTCAATGGTACTTTATAAGAAAAATGGAAGATCACTATCAAAATGGATCCTTGTTAGATAAACAGCTCAATGATTGGGCACCACTGCCCTCTTGTAAGTGTACCATCTAGCAACCAAAAGATAGAACAATAAATTCATCACACTCAAGCAAGCCAAAAGCCAGAAAAAGTAGTGAAGGTGACCATAATTCAAGTTATCTGGTATCCAGCCAGCCTTGCCATCTCTGGTGCTCACATCAGTCACAATATTGACAAGCATGGTGCTCAAATAGCTGCCCAAAGCAGCAGTTGTGAGAGAAAGAGCAGAGCACAAGCTCCTCATGGCATCAGGAGCCTGCTCATAAAAAAACTCCAATTGCCCAATGAAGGTGAAAACTTCAGCACACCCAATGATAAAATACTGTGGAACCTGCCAAAAAATGGACATGGGCATGTGCTTGAGGTCATAATAATTGTGCTTTCTCACTTCATTTAGTCTCACAAGCTCCAAAGTCCCTGCAGCCAACATGGCAAAAATGGAGATTACAAGCCCAATTGCTATTCTCTGGAGTTGGGTGAAGccattgtttctttttgtgaattttctcACAAATGGAACTATCAAACGGTCATAAACAGGAACCCAGAAGATGACACTGATTGTGTCAAAGAGGGAGAGTGAGGCAGATGGGATTTCAAAGGATTTGGTGACGTGGAGGTCCATTGTGTTGCCTTGGAGCACAAACAATGTCCCCATTTGACTGTAGACTGCTGAGAAGATTATGCCAGTTGCCCATATGGGAAGCAACCTTACAAGGGACTTGAGCTCCTCAACTTGGGTCACAGTGCAGAGTCTCCATGCCATCACTAAGCCTTTGATTTTATCTGATAGAGTCTCGACCGCGGCCTTATCCAAGAAACTACAAAAGTTATTAGCAATGTAAGTTTGATAAGAGAACATTTTCTATTGTTTTATTACGTGGAAAGTTAGCTTTCAAAAGTAACAAAGTCATGATTCTTTGTTACAAACTTACAATTTACCTTAACTCTTTTGTATGATCAAGCTTTCGGCTTCCTTTGACTACAGATTCCTCATCAGCAGTTTCATACAACAGAGACTTGTCACCAGGAACTTTGACTCTGAATTTCCTGAAGGATGCAACAAACACTTGACAAATGCGAGTCAGGGGACTCCCACCAGGCCTCTGGTTTCGATACAACCGGGTACCCGAAAAGAAGCTCACAACAGCAAGTGCCATGGCCACAGCTGGGATGCCAAAGCCCCAACTCCATCCAACGTTTGTTTGTATCCACACAAGCACAGAGGAAGCCACAAGGGCACCAATGTTGATTGAGAAATAGAACCAGTTGAAGAAGGATcccttgttctttttctcAGCCTCATCAGAGTCATCAAATTGGTCTGCCCCAAATGATGAGACACAAGGCTTTATGCCTCCAGTTCCAAGTGCTGTGAGGTAAAGCCCCATAAAAAACACCCCTGCTTGTAACCCTGTTGGATGACACACATTGTTTGTGTCACAGGGAGGTTTTAGTCCTTGAAGTGATGCAGATAAGGTCAACAATGTCATTCCCTGCAACAAATTATGGATTTTTGATCATATGGAAaatggattttttatttatggacCAACAAGAATTTTAGTATATAGTTTTGACAGAGAAATTGACTTACAAAAACATAGATGATGGAGAAGGCAGCAATTGTCCAGTATCTTCCTAAGTATGCAACAGCTAGAAATGCTCCAAGCAATGGGGTCACATAGCAAGTGCCTGACCAATTTGTGACATTATTGACAGCAACCACATTCCTCTGGTTCAGTTGAAACTTGAGGTAATTAACCAGATTTGTGTTGATCCCATAGTAAGCCAATCTTTCACAGCATTCATTTCCTGTTCATCAAAAGCCAAAGATTGTAATTAAGCATTTGTTATTCTcataattcaaacaaaaatattaattaaggggGTTTAATTACCTAGAATATAAGGGCAAGCTTTCCATGTTCCTGTGTTCTTCTTGATTGCAGGCCTGTTTTGGTAATCTGTTGTTCCATCCTTGGTATgaatgtcttcttcttccattaATAATCTTTCTATCTCACTCATATGaagtttttctctctcttgtgtGCCTCACTTTTATTTTAGTGAGAGAAAGCTTGAGCTCAAGGGAGTTCTTCTATATGCTCTACAACAAGCAGTTTTATATGAATTCATGGTGCACTGCATATTGACGACATATGGCACGCAATTCAAACGGACCCTTGAAAAGAATGTAACCTATAAATGTAGTGCACTTGTGTCGTTTTCAGCTGTGGAGGTGACATTTAGGTATGATCGGAAATTGGACTGCTAAATGTATTCAAATTAAGATGACCCTATCGGCAGCAGCAGCGTTTCATTAAATGGTAGGCACATTCAAGTTCAGTTTTCCTGGCACACTTTTTGAGGCATACAACTTGACAGAATTACCACAAGTTGCATAATGTATGTCTCTCTCATCAGGTAATTAGTAATAGAGGTCGCATGTGGTATGTGCAACATGAACGATTGCATGGGGCCCCCaacattatattattatataaatacttGTTTTAACTTAAAgattaaatacttttttggccaTTGAATTTTACTGAAATTTCAattctctgtctctctctctcttccaatcCGAATAATTTCTTATAGTCTTACTCTCTAAATCTCTTCAACTTTTTTCTCCCTCTATCTCAATCATAATTGATGATAATTAGTAATTTGGGGGTTGTATTCAATTGTGATTTTAATGGATTGTTTTAAAGCTCAAAAGTACAGAGGTatttaattaggatttttaagtaatcaattaaaatatggtggtattcaattaggatttttaaataatcaatACAAGTCCGGTGATATTCAATTAAGAGTTTTAAAGAGTGATGCTAAacgaaccttaaaattaactgaataCACCATATAATCTAAGTTaaccctaatattttaatcaaaatgtaaaattaactaagtacaccttatttatgacaggacccgatcccaattccactttggaattcgaaccaagccctttgtgtgtccgacatctggcaactgtcgggcacagatgaccattttacccttcctgttacAGTTACTATGAAAACTTCCCTtggacttctgccgaaaattcggcagagtctcccctgtattttgaccaaacccaaatttttccacctgtcaaacaatcgatataatccacaccaactgccagaatagaataaccaagtattcaccagctccagttttccactaaaacgagatatcagagcattttctaaagtttacagggtttcaaggatttttccacaaaactctacttgatttggtggcgcggaagctaggaatggcccggtggtggatcctgcgcacttctatggcctgggggcgaaaaacaggttgaaaatgtgagtggacaaaaaataatgttcttgaaaacaatttataaccataatacccccattta comes from Prunus dulcis chromosome 6, ALMONDv2, whole genome shotgun sequence and encodes:
- the LOC117632617 gene encoding pentatricopeptide repeat-containing protein At3g09060 gives rise to the protein MVDFPKSLSPKRVLKLLQAEKNPHSALALLDSASRHPNYNHSPDVFHHILRRLLDRKLVAHVDRVVELIRTQKCKCPEDVALTVIKAYAKNSMPDKALAVFQQMEEIFGCAPGIRSYNSLLNAFIESNQWERAEKFFAYFETVGLSPNLQTYNILIKISCKKKQFEKAKALLSWMWEKGLKPDVFSYGTLINGLGKSGNLCDALEVFDEMVERGVSPDVMCYNILIDGFFRKGDSVNANEIWDRLVRDSEVYPNVVTYNVMIDGLCKCGKFDESLEIWNRMKKNDRGPDLFTCSSLIQRLSEAGNVDGAERVYKEMVGKGLSPDVIVYNAMLNGFCRAGKVKECFELREVMEKRGCHNVVSYNIFIRGLFENGKVEEAISVWELMHEKGCVADSTTYGVLIHGLCKNGYLNKALWILKEGENTRADLDAFAYSSMINWLCKEGKLDEAARLVGQMDKCGYEPNSHVCNALIYGFIRASKLEDAIFFFRGMRTKFCSPNVISYNTLINGLCKAKRFSDAYLFVREMLEEGWKPDVITYSLLMDGLCQDRKIDMALNLWHQALDKGSEPDVTMHNIIIHGLCSAGKAEDALQLYFQMGRWNCVPNLVTYNTLMEGFYKIRDCEKASEIWARIFKDGLQPDIISYNVTLKGFCSCSRISDAIRFLEKALHLGILPTSITWYILVRAVLNNEAT
- the LOC117632618 gene encoding uncharacterized protein LOC117632618; amino-acid sequence: MIGLKLIQTSFTTTKHNILHRGRLSNAKNSILRFSKSSDSDSESEASPPQGDTRKQDLLVRIAMLQAQKVRLTDYLDERSEYLTKFGEEATAEFDKIGEDALKDLDEASTRIMDNINSRMQAFEESAGINIEEMEKNENELAAFEGEIDKERNEGLFFKNLTQGKPKEKVDATEETKKIKKLTKKSAGSETRRNIYVALIGLLLIQIVESFITSTPDWRKVAVLGAIFVGLVAQVIYEQKMLSETEITEEGKTEEERR
- the LOC117632129 gene encoding protein NRT1/ PTR FAMILY 8.1-like, with the protein product MGEDDNYTNDGTVDIHKNPANKKKTGNWRACGFILGNECCERLAYYGMSTNLVNYLGKHLSMGNVAASTTVTNWSGTCYATPLIGAFLADAYLGRYWTIAIFSVIYALGMTFLTLTASIKGLKPQCDKSGCQATSSQRAACFVALYMIALGTGGIKPCVSSFGADQFDETDETERKKKSSFFNWFYLSINIGALIASTVLVWIQMTVGWNWGFGIPAVAMAIAVVFFFFGSKLYRLQKPGGSPLTRIIQVIVASIRKCNVKVPTDKSLLYETPDEECNIQGSRKLEHTDKLRFFDKAAVESETDHAKDLPNPWRLCTVTQVEELKSIIRLLPIWASGIVFAAVYSQMSTMFVLQGNTMDQHMGPNFKIPSASLSLFDTVSVIFWAPIYDQVIVKLARRFTGHERGFTQLQRMGIGLGLSIFSMVVAGLLEVARLGIVRKNNYYDLEYIPMSIFWQVPQYFIIGCAEVFTFIGQLEFFYDQAPDAMRSLCSALSLTTVALGNYLSTLLVTVVTKVTTRNGHLGWIPDNLNRGHLDYFYWLLAALSIINFFVYLWIAKWYTYKKVTGQTNS